From the genome of Streptomyces sp. NBC_01304:
GCCCACACCGATCCAGATCGGCGTCAGCGCCTTGCGGTTGTCCGTCTTGACCAGATACGCGACGAGGATGCAGACGACGAGCGACGCCTCCAGCCCTTCGCGCAGGCCGATCAGATAGTTGGCGAACACCGGGTCGCTCCCTTACTTCTCGCCGAACAGGGCACTGCCCCACCAGCTGTTGTCGCCGTGCACACCCGGCGGCACCGCGAAGACCGCCGAACCGACGTGCTGGATGTACTCGTTGAGCACGTCCTTGCCCGCCAGCTGCCGCTGCACCGGAATGAAGGCGTCCCGCACGTCGCGCTGGTACGCGAGGAAGAACAGCCCCGCGTCCAGGCGGCCGAGGCCGTCCGTGCCGTCCGTGAACGAGTAGCCGCGGCGCAGCATCAGCGCGCCGCCGTTGTTGTCCGGGTGGGCGAGGCGTACGTGCGCTTCGGGCTTCATCGCCTTCAGGTTCGGCTCGTCCCGCTCCCGCTTCTTGCCCACGGGGGCACCCTCGCCCTTGGAGCGGCCGAAGATGTCCTCCTGCTCCTTGAGCGACGTACGGTCCCAGGTCTCGATGTTCATCCGGATCCGCCGGGCCACCAGATAGGAGCCGCCGACCATCCAGTCGGGCCCGTCCTTCTCGCTCACCCACACGTGCTTGCCGAGGTTCTTGGTGTCGGTGCCGGCGACGTTCCGGGTGCCGTCCTTGAAGCCCATCATGTTGCGCGGCGTCTGCGCGTCCGGCGTCGTGGACGAGGTCTTGCCGAAGCCGAGCTGAGACCAGCGCATCGCGACCGTGCCGAAGCCGATCCTGGCCAGGTTGCGGATCGCGTGCACGGCGACCTGGGGGTCGTCCGCGCAGGCCTGGACGCACAGGTCGCCGCCGCTGCGGGCCGGGTCCAGATTGTCGCCGGGGAACTTCGGCAGATCCACAAGTGCCTTGGGCCGCTTGCCCTTCAGGCCGAACCGCTCGTCGAAGAGCGAGGGCCCGAACCCGATGGTCAGCGTGAGGCGCGCGGGCTTGAGGCCGAGC
Proteins encoded in this window:
- the efeB gene encoding iron uptake transporter deferrochelatase/peroxidase subunit — its product is MSEETRPPATADEAAATEATGTTAATGDVSANAAAPSRRSLLALGGAGLALGAAAAGGTALALGGKDDDIAPVAESGAAVPFRGAHQAGIATAVQDRLHFASFDVTATGEGARAELIALLKEWTKAAELMTQGHPVGEGAYGGLAEAPPDDTGEALGLKPARLTLTIGFGPSLFDERFGLKGKRPKALVDLPKFPGDNLDPARSGGDLCVQACADDPQVAVHAIRNLARIGFGTVAMRWSQLGFGKTSSTTPDAQTPRNMMGFKDGTRNVAGTDTKNLGKHVWVSEKDGPDWMVGGSYLVARRIRMNIETWDRTSLKEQEDIFGRSKGEGAPVGKKRERDEPNLKAMKPEAHVRLAHPDNNGGALMLRRGYSFTDGTDGLGRLDAGLFFLAYQRDVRDAFIPVQRQLAGKDVLNEYIQHVGSAVFAVPPGVHGDNSWWGSALFGEK